A region of the Desulfurobacterium indicum genome:
TATTTCCTCTAAGGTTACCTGCGATATTTTGCTTATGGTTGAGGGTGAGTATTTAAGTTCAAACACGCTTTCAAGAGCCTGGGCTACTGCTCTTGCACTCATACCAGAGGCAAACATCCCAAGTATTAAGTCTTCAAGATTGATATCTCTTCTTCTATAAGGTTCTATCAACTTTGTTCTGAATTTTCCCTCTCTATCTCTTGGAATTCTCAGATTTTCAAGCTTACCGATAACAGTATCTAAGTTTCTAACGTAAAAGCCGTTCTTTGTTCCTCCATGTTCTTTAAGAAACACTTCTCTTTCAGCCGTCATGATTGACTCTAAGGTTTGCTTTACCACTTCCTTAACTAGGTCTGGTAAAATCTTCTGTAGTTCCATTTTTGCCTCCTGGGGTTGGTATTTGTGGGGTGTTCCCCAGGAGGTTATCCCATTTCTCAAGCTTACACAAAATATCGTACACTACCCTGTAAGTGGTGTGAAGGATATGGTGAGCTTTTTCGCCACCGATAGCTCCAAGGTATTTTTCATAAACGGCTTTTATATAAGGATTCTCATGAGATTTCCTCAAAACTCTTTTCTCGTCATCGCTATAAAGTCCTTCGGATCTTCTTTTAATCATTTCTGTCGTTGAAGGTATAGGTTGACCACCGCCGCCGACACATCCACCGGGACACGCCATAACCTCAAAGAAGTGAATTTCAACTTCTCCATTTTTAATCATATGAAGAAGCTTTTCCGCAGCGGAGAGAGTATGAGCAACAGCAACCCTGATAATTGTTCCGTTTACGTCAACTTCCGCAAACTTAAGATCTTCCATACCGCGAACCGCGGTAAATTCAAGCTTATCAAACGTGCCACCGGAAAGCCAATCAACGGCAGTTCTTAAAGCAGCTTCCATAACTCCACCAGTAACACCAAAAATAGTAGCCGCACCTGTATATTCACCAAAAGGCTTATCGGCTTCATCTTCAGGTAACTTTGAAAGGTCTATATCAAAACGCTTAAGCAGTCTTGCAAGTTCTCTTGTCGTCAGAACATAATCGGTGTCTCCACTAAGTTCAGGCCTTAAAGCTTCGTACTTCTTGGCAGTGCACGGCATAATAGTAACGTGAATGATCTTTTCTTCGGATATCCCTTCTATCTCTTTCATATAACTTTTAACAAGAGCGCCAAGCATCGCCTGAGGAGATTTACAGGAAGAAAGGTTAGGAATAAACTCAGGATGAAATTTCTCAACGAAGTTAACCCATCCGGGACAGCATGATGTCGCCATAGGAAGAACACCACCGTTCTTTATCCTACTGATCAGCTCGTTAGCCTCCTCAACAATCGTAAGGTCGGCACCAAAGTTTACGTCATAAACCCTGTCAAAGCCCAACCTCCTGAGAGCAGATACAAGCTTTCCTACAACAACCTCTCCAGGCTCCATCCCGAAAGGCTCTCCGATTGCAACCCTGACAGAAGGAGCGAAAGATGCAAAAACGAGCTTTTCCGGATCATAAAGAGCCTCCAAAACCTTCTCCGTATCATCCCTCTCTGTAAGAGCTCCAGTAGGACACCTCACAACACACTGGCCGCATACAATACACGGCGTTTCTGACATTGATAGGGATTTAGGCGGTTCAACAGTTGCATCGTGTCCTTTTCCAAAAAATCCATAAATACCAATACCCGGGATAAGCTCACAGGTATTAACACACCTCTGGCACTTAATACACTTAGCCGGTTCCCTTGAAATTATGGAATTGTCAACACCTTCGTCTGTGTATATCGGTTCTACTTCAAACTCTGGAAAACCAAGGTGTTTTGCGACTTTTCTTATCTCACAGGTTTCGTCCCTTTTACAGACTGGACACTCTATCTTATGGTCAGCCAAAATCATTTCAAAGACGGTTTTTCTGACATCTCTAACAGCAGGGGTGTTTGTCTCAATTTCCATACCGTCTCTGACCTTCGTTATGCACGCCCTCTGAAATGTTCTGGCACCTTTCACGTCAACAATACAAAGACCGCAATGACCACCTTCGCTCATCTTTTCCATAAAGCAGAGTGTCGGAACATAAATATCAAGTTTCTTACAAACTTCAAGAATCGTCTGTCCCGACTCTACCGTGTATTCTTTGCCGTCTATTTTTATGGTAACCGTCTCTGTCATTCTTACCTCCTCTCACGTGGGCAAGCCATTCATCCCTAAATTTCTGAATGGACTGATATAAAATATTAGGTGCAGTCTGGCCAAGCCCGCAGAATGAAGCCTTTCTCATTCCTATAGATATTTTTTCTATTTTTTTTAGGTCTTCCTCCGTTCCGTTTCCCTCTTTTATTCTGTGAATGAGATTACAAAGAGAAACTGTTCCAAGACTACATGGACGGCACTTACCGCAGGATTCCGTCCTGAAAAACTCCATAATATTCTCAGTTACATCTACTATATCTCTCGTCTCATCAAGAACAATAATTGTTCCACACCCCGGACCTGCTTCAATAACACCAAGTGAATGATAATCAACAGATATATCAACCTCATCGTATCTGACAAGTGTTCCAGATACTCCACCTAAAATAACCGCTTTAAGTTTCTTACCATCTTTTACCCCACCTGCAAGTTCTATAATTTCCTTTATGGTTGCACCGAAAGGAATCTCTATAAGACCTTTCCACTCAATATCACCGGAAAGGCTGAACAACTTGGTTCCATGAGATCCATCTATACCAAATTCAAGAAATCTATCTGCACCTTCACTTATAATAAAGGGAAGATTTGCAAGGGTCTCAACGTTGTTAACAACAGTGGGTTTTCCGTAAAGCCCTTTTTGTGGTGGAAAAGGTGGTTTTTTTCTCGGTTCTCCCCTTTTTCCCTCTAACATCTCAAGAAGTGCTGTCTCTTCACCGCAGACATAAGCACCGGCACCCCTTTCAATTGTTATATCAAAAGAAAAATCTGTTCCGAAAATATTTTTACCCAAAATTCCCATATTATAAGCATCAGCTATAGCCTTTCTCAGTCTTTTAATAGCCTTAATGTAATCACATCTAACGCATATTATTCCCTCATCGGCACCTATTGCATAACCTGCGAGAATCGTCCCTTCAATAAGAAGATGGGGGGAATCTTCCATAATTATCCTGTCTTTAAAGGTTCCTGGCTCTCCTTCTTCACCGTTAACAACAACATATTTTTTGTCAGATTTTTCCTTTGCAGCAAGTTCAAACTTTAACCCGGTAGGAAATCCTGCACCGCCTCTACCGCGAAGCTGGGACTTTTTAACTTCCTCTATTACATCTTCCGGGGACATCTCTTTAAGAGCTCTTTTTAAAGCACCGTATCTACCGGCCTCTATGCATTTTTCTATATCATTCGGACATATCTTACGGGCATTTTTAAGAATTACAGGTTCCCCGATAACCTTAAAATCAATCATTATCGCCCCCCATATATTCCTTCAAAACCTCAACAACTTTTTCAGGTGTCAAATTTCCGTAAGGCACATTATTTATGAGAATTACCGGAGCAGCTGTACATAAACCAAGGCAGGAAGTTCTTTCCAGATAAAACTTTTTATCAGGTGTTGACTGACCAAAATCTATGCCCAGGAAATCTTTTATTGCATCAACAACTTCCTGAGCCCCTTCCAGATGGCAGGGAAGATTTTCACAAACTCTTATAAGGTATTTTCCTCTCGGTTTATCTGAAAGTCTTGGATAAAAAGAGATAACCGAATGAATATCTGCAGGACTTCTTCCAGTTTTTTTTGCAATTTCAAGAATTTTATCTTCAGGAATATAATGTAATTCATTTTCCTCTTGAATTT
Encoded here:
- a CDS encoding transposase; this encodes MELQKILPDLVKEVVKQTLESIMTAEREVFLKEHGGTKNGFYVRNLDTVIGKLENLRIPRDREGKFRTKLIEPYRRRDINLEDLILGMFASGMSARAVAQALESVFELKYSPSTISKISQVTLEEI
- a CDS encoding NADH-dependent [FeFe] hydrogenase, group A6 gives rise to the protein MTETVTIKIDGKEYTVESGQTILEVCKKLDIYVPTLCFMEKMSEGGHCGLCIVDVKGARTFQRACITKVRDGMEIETNTPAVRDVRKTVFEMILADHKIECPVCKRDETCEIRKVAKHLGFPEFEVEPIYTDEGVDNSIISREPAKCIKCQRCVNTCELIPGIGIYGFFGKGHDATVEPPKSLSMSETPCIVCGQCVVRCPTGALTERDDTEKVLEALYDPEKLVFASFAPSVRVAIGEPFGMEPGEVVVGKLVSALRRLGFDRVYDVNFGADLTIVEEANELISRIKNGGVLPMATSCCPGWVNFVEKFHPEFIPNLSSCKSPQAMLGALVKSYMKEIEGISEEKIIHVTIMPCTAKKYEALRPELSGDTDYVLTTRELARLLKRFDIDLSKLPEDEADKPFGEYTGAATIFGVTGGVMEAALRTAVDWLSGGTFDKLEFTAVRGMEDLKFAEVDVNGTIIRVAVAHTLSAAEKLLHMIKNGEVEIHFFEVMACPGGCVGGGGQPIPSTTEMIKRRSEGLYSDDEKRVLRKSHENPYIKAVYEKYLGAIGGEKAHHILHTTYRVVYDILCKLEKWDNLLGNTPQIPTPGGKNGTTEDFTRPS
- a CDS encoding complex I 51 kDa subunit family protein, producing the protein MIDFKVIGEPVILKNARKICPNDIEKCIEAGRYGALKRALKEMSPEDVIEEVKKSQLRGRGGAGFPTGLKFELAAKEKSDKKYVVVNGEEGEPGTFKDRIIMEDSPHLLIEGTILAGYAIGADEGIICVRCDYIKAIKRLRKAIADAYNMGILGKNIFGTDFSFDITIERGAGAYVCGEETALLEMLEGKRGEPRKKPPFPPQKGLYGKPTVVNNVETLANLPFIISEGADRFLEFGIDGSHGTKLFSLSGDIEWKGLIEIPFGATIKEIIELAGGVKDGKKLKAVILGGVSGTLVRYDEVDISVDYHSLGVIEAGPGCGTIIVLDETRDIVDVTENIMEFFRTESCGKCRPCSLGTVSLCNLIHRIKEGNGTEEDLKKIEKISIGMRKASFCGLGQTAPNILYQSIQKFRDEWLAHVRGGKNDRDGYHKNRRQRIHGRVGTDDS
- a CDS encoding complex I 24 kDa subunit family protein → MKEEKFFLIEELLKIQEENELHYIPEDKILEIAKKTGRSPADIHSVISFYPRLSDKPRGKYLIRVCENLPCHLEGAQEVVDAIKDFLGIDFGQSTPDKKFYLERTSCLGLCTAAPVILINNVPYGNLTPEKVVEVLKEYMGGDND